The following are from one region of the Rhizobacter sp. AJA081-3 genome:
- the mutS gene encoding DNA mismatch repair protein MutS has protein sequence MDQPVTAAFDGHTPMMQQYLRIKAEFPDTLVFYRMGDFYELFFDDARKANRLLDITLTSRGQSAGEPVVMAGVPVHSVETYLAKLIRMGEAVAICEQVGDVATAKGPVERKVVRVVTPGTVTDTELLADKADSVLLAVARQGTTFGLAWLSLTQGELGLTECSERELGTWLARLSASEVLVDRDHSSATLAQSRVPLTARPAWQFDAALGTRKLCEQLRVANLAGFNAQDLVAAQAAAAALLAFAEHTQGQSLAHVRTLTVRRASELLELPPTTHRNLELTQTLRGEDAPTLLSLLDTCRTGMGSRALRQWLTQPLRERRVAGQRHDAIEALLHTELDALREALRGVSDVERTTARIALRQVRPRELAGLRATLHGLPTLLARVPHGASALLDMLWEAMHPPQEIADLLVMAIADEPAVLLRDGGVIAPGFDATLDELRGIGANCDAFLLDLESRERARTGIANLRVQFNKVHGFYIEVTQGQLDKVPGDYLRRQTLKNAERFITPELKTFEDKALSAQDRALAREKLLYDQVLDQLQTHLDPLTSLARGLAGLDALAALAERARTLGWCRPSFVREPCIDIEAGRHPVVEARLAETGAGAFMSNDCRLDANRRMLVITGPNMGGKSTFMRQVALITLLAAMGSFVPAKACRLGPIDAIHTRIGAADDLANAQSTFMLEMTEAAAIVHGATEQSLVLMDEIGRGTSTFDGLALAGAIATQLHDRNRSFTLFATHYFELTEFPIKHERALNVHVSAVESGDDIVFLHDIQVGPASRSYGVQVARLAGMPAGLIRQARATLEALETQQRSHDSQFDLFEAPPPPPIQVRSEVEETLAELDPDSLSPKEALDALYRLKAIQKDLP, from the coding sequence ATGGACCAGCCCGTGACGGCCGCCTTCGACGGCCACACGCCGATGATGCAGCAGTACCTGCGCATCAAGGCCGAATTCCCGGACACGCTCGTCTTCTACCGGATGGGCGACTTCTACGAGTTGTTCTTCGACGACGCGCGCAAGGCGAACCGCCTGCTCGACATCACGCTGACCAGCCGCGGCCAGAGCGCCGGCGAGCCGGTGGTGATGGCCGGCGTGCCGGTGCACTCGGTGGAGACCTACCTCGCCAAGCTGATTCGCATGGGCGAGGCGGTGGCCATCTGCGAGCAGGTGGGCGACGTCGCCACGGCCAAGGGCCCGGTCGAGCGTAAAGTGGTGCGCGTGGTCACGCCGGGCACGGTGACCGACACCGAACTGCTCGCCGACAAGGCCGACTCGGTGCTGCTCGCGGTGGCGCGCCAGGGCACGACCTTCGGCCTCGCCTGGCTGTCGCTGACGCAGGGCGAGCTGGGCCTGACCGAGTGCAGCGAGCGCGAGCTCGGCACCTGGCTGGCGCGGCTTTCGGCCAGCGAAGTGCTGGTCGACCGCGACCACAGCAGCGCCACGCTGGCGCAGTCGCGCGTGCCGCTGACGGCGCGGCCGGCCTGGCAGTTCGATGCAGCACTGGGCACGCGCAAGCTGTGCGAGCAGTTGCGCGTGGCCAACCTGGCTGGCTTCAACGCGCAGGATCTCGTCGCCGCGCAGGCCGCGGCCGCCGCGCTGCTGGCGTTTGCCGAGCACACGCAGGGCCAGTCGCTCGCCCACGTGCGCACGCTGACCGTGCGCCGCGCCAGCGAGTTGCTGGAGCTGCCGCCCACCACGCACCGCAACCTCGAGCTCACGCAGACGCTGCGCGGCGAGGACGCCCCCACCCTGCTCTCGCTGCTGGACACCTGCCGCACCGGCATGGGCAGCCGCGCGCTGCGCCAGTGGCTGACGCAGCCGCTGCGCGAGCGCCGCGTCGCCGGCCAGCGGCACGACGCCATCGAGGCGCTGCTGCACACCGAGCTCGATGCGCTGCGCGAAGCGCTGCGCGGCGTCAGCGACGTCGAGCGCACCACCGCGCGCATCGCGCTGCGCCAGGTGCGCCCGCGCGAGCTGGCCGGCCTGCGCGCCACGCTGCACGGCCTGCCGACGCTGCTGGCGCGTGTGCCGCACGGCGCCAGCGCGCTACTGGACATGCTGTGGGAGGCGATGCACCCGCCGCAGGAGATCGCCGACCTGCTCGTGATGGCGATCGCCGACGAGCCGGCGGTGCTGCTGCGCGACGGCGGCGTGATCGCGCCGGGCTTCGACGCCACGCTCGACGAGCTGCGCGGCATCGGCGCGAACTGCGACGCCTTCCTGCTCGACCTGGAGTCGCGCGAGCGCGCGCGCACCGGCATCGCCAACCTGCGCGTGCAGTTCAACAAGGTGCATGGCTTCTACATCGAGGTCACGCAGGGCCAGCTCGACAAGGTGCCGGGCGACTACCTGCGCCGCCAGACGCTGAAGAACGCCGAGCGCTTCATCACGCCGGAGCTCAAGACGTTCGAGGACAAGGCCTTGTCGGCGCAAGACCGTGCCTTGGCGCGCGAAAAGCTGCTCTACGACCAGGTGCTCGACCAGCTGCAGACGCACCTCGACCCGCTGACCTCGCTGGCCCGTGGCCTGGCCGGGCTGGACGCGCTGGCCGCGCTGGCCGAGCGGGCGCGCACGCTGGGCTGGTGCCGCCCGTCGTTCGTGCGCGAGCCCTGCATCGACATCGAGGCGGGCCGCCATCCGGTCGTGGAAGCGCGGCTGGCCGAGACCGGCGCCGGCGCCTTCATGTCCAACGACTGCCGGCTCGACGCGAACCGGCGCATGCTCGTCATCACCGGCCCGAACATGGGCGGCAAGAGCACCTTCATGCGCCAGGTGGCGCTGATCACGCTGCTCGCCGCGATGGGCTCCTTCGTGCCGGCCAAGGCCTGCCGTCTCGGGCCGATCGACGCGATCCACACGCGCATCGGCGCCGCCGACGACCTGGCCAACGCGCAGTCGACCTTCATGCTCGAGATGACCGAGGCCGCGGCCATCGTGCACGGCGCCACCGAACAGTCGCTGGTGCTGATGGACGAGATCGGCCGCGGCACCTCCACCTTCGACGGCCTGGCGCTGGCCGGCGCCATCGCTACGCAGCTGCACGACCGCAACCGCTCGTTCACGCTGTTCGCCACGCACTACTTCGAGCTGACCGAGTTCCCGATCAAGCACGAGCGCGCGCTCAACGTGCACGTCTCGGCGGTGGAGAGCGGCGACGACATCGTCTTCCTGCACGACATCCAGGTCGGCCCGGCCAGCCGCAGCTACGGCGTGCAGGTGGCGCGGCTGGCCGGCATGCCGGCCGGGCTGATTCGCCAGGCGCGCGCCACGCTGGAGGCGCTGGAGACGCAGCAGCGCTCGCACGATTCGCAGTTCGACCTCTTCGAGGCGCCGCCGCCGCCGCCGATCCAGGTTCGCAGCGAGGTCGAGGAGACGCTGGCCGAGCTCGACCCGGACAGCCTGTCGCCGAAGGAAGCGCTGGACGCGCTGTACCGCCTGAAAGCCATCCAGAAGGATTTGCCATGA
- a CDS encoding inositol monophosphatase family protein encodes MSQALHPMLNIAVKAARSAGAIINRASLDLDLLRISSKGPNDFVSEVDQAAEQIIIETLLTAYPGHGILAEESGRTHGAKDSDYVWIIDPLDGTTNFLHGFPVYAVSIALAFRGQVQQAVVYDPTRNDMFYASKGRGSFLNDKRLRASKRTRLSDALIGTGFPFRKGDNFKRYVQMFEEVMQSCAGLRRPGAAALDLCYVAAGYYDGFFETGLNPWDIAAGSLIITEAGGLIGNFTGEADYLYQREVVAGNPKVYGQLVQILAPYTRAIKADEPGASATAAAEAHAGLTPEAALAATQAEPPKKRGAVRIRKADAARDDDAPL; translated from the coding sequence ATGTCGCAAGCGCTCCACCCGATGCTCAACATCGCCGTCAAGGCGGCTCGCAGCGCCGGGGCCATCATCAACCGCGCCTCGCTCGACCTGGACCTGCTGCGCATCAGCTCGAAGGGACCGAACGACTTCGTCAGCGAAGTCGACCAGGCCGCCGAGCAGATCATCATCGAGACGCTGCTGACCGCCTACCCGGGCCACGGCATCCTGGCGGAGGAATCGGGCCGCACCCACGGCGCGAAGGACAGCGACTACGTCTGGATCATCGATCCGCTGGACGGCACCACCAACTTCCTGCACGGATTCCCGGTCTACGCGGTGTCGATCGCGCTGGCCTTCCGCGGCCAGGTGCAGCAGGCGGTGGTCTACGACCCGACGCGCAACGACATGTTCTACGCCTCCAAGGGGCGCGGTTCCTTCCTCAACGACAAGCGGCTGCGCGCCTCCAAGCGCACGCGCCTGTCTGACGCGCTCATCGGCACCGGCTTCCCCTTCCGCAAGGGTGACAACTTCAAGCGCTACGTGCAGATGTTCGAAGAGGTGATGCAGAGCTGCGCCGGCCTGCGCCGCCCCGGCGCCGCCGCGCTCGACCTGTGCTACGTGGCCGCCGGCTACTACGACGGCTTCTTCGAGACCGGGCTGAACCCCTGGGACATCGCCGCGGGCTCGCTGATCATCACCGAGGCCGGCGGCCTGATCGGCAACTTCACCGGCGAGGCCGACTACCTGTACCAGCGCGAGGTGGTGGCGGGCAACCCGAAGGTCTACGGCCAGCTGGTGCAGATCCTGGCGCCCTATACCCGCGCGATCAAGGCCGACGAGCCGGGAGCATCGGCGACCGCGGCCGCCGAGGCGCACGCCGGGCTCACGCCGGAGGCAGCGCTGGCCGCCACGCAGGCCGAGCCGCCGAAGAAGCGGGGCGCCGTGCGCATCCGCAAGGCCGACGCGGCCCGCGACGACGACGCACCGCTCTGA
- a CDS encoding proteasome-type protease, giving the protein MTYCVGIKLDAGLVFLSDSRTNAGLDQISTYRKMMVYEKTDERFMVMLSAGNLSISQSVREILQVEKIDNPGGEPITIWNATSMFDAVRVLGSAVRRVYDQDGPSLKQAGIDFNASMIFGGQIKGEAMRLFLVYSAGNFIEATRETCYFQIGESKYGKPVLDRMITPATPLDEAAKCALVSMDSTLKSNLSVGLPLDLLVYERGRFASDQLVCIDEHNPYFHMIRSTWGQKLRQVFESIDDPHWDGGTTAHPLCVSSGRFEPMRKITHAGEKIV; this is encoded by the coding sequence ATGACGTATTGCGTGGGTATCAAGCTCGATGCCGGCCTCGTGTTCCTGTCCGACTCGCGCACCAACGCGGGCCTGGACCAGATCAGCACCTACCGCAAGATGATGGTCTACGAGAAGACCGACGAACGCTTCATGGTGATGCTGTCGGCGGGCAACCTGTCGATCAGCCAGTCGGTGCGCGAGATCCTGCAGGTCGAGAAGATCGACAACCCGGGCGGCGAACCGATCACCATCTGGAACGCCACCAGCATGTTCGACGCCGTGCGCGTGCTCGGCAGCGCGGTGCGCCGCGTCTACGACCAGGACGGCCCGTCGCTCAAGCAGGCGGGCATCGACTTCAACGCCTCGATGATCTTCGGTGGCCAGATCAAGGGCGAGGCGATGCGCCTGTTCCTCGTCTATTCGGCGGGCAACTTCATCGAGGCCACGCGCGAGACCTGCTACTTCCAGATCGGCGAATCGAAGTACGGCAAGCCGGTGCTCGACCGAATGATCACGCCCGCCACGCCGCTGGACGAAGCCGCCAAGTGCGCGCTGGTGTCGATGGATTCGACGCTCAAGTCCAACCTGTCGGTGGGCCTGCCGCTGGACCTGCTCGTCTACGAGCGCGGTCGCTTCGCCAGCGACCAGCTCGTGTGCATCGACGAGCACAACCCGTACTTCCACATGATCCGCAGCACCTGGGGCCAGAAGCTGCGCCAGGTGTTCGAGTCGATCGACGACCCGCACTGGGACGGTGGCACCACGGCGCATCCGCTGTGCGTGAGCTCGGGGCGCTTCGAACCGATGCGCAAGATCACCCACGCCGGAGAGAAGATCGTTTGA